Below is a window of Dietzia timorensis DNA.
TGCTAGGAACCATCCAGGTCGCGATCGTTCAACTCGGGGTCCTCGCGATGGGCGGCCCGCTCCCGGCCAACGTCGGGCTCTTCGCGCTCGCGACGCTCGGCTCCGCGGTGCTTTCGGTGACGGCCGGAGTGGCCGTCGGCGCAATCTCGCCGAACAGCGAACGTGTCCAGTACACGGCCATGCCACTGCTTCTCATCGCCGCGATCGGCTCCAACCTCATTGTCTCCCCGGCCAGCGACACCGTTCGAAGCTACCTGCTTTTCGCCCCCTTTACGGGCATGGTCGACCTGGTAGCCAATGCCTTTGGCTTCCCCGAGGACGCCCTGGCCGAGCCGCCGCTCGCCATTGGCTCGGTGGGAATGGATCTCGCGGCCACCGGCTTCTGGGTGGTCGTGATGCTCTTTCTGGCGACCATCTACTGGCGTTGGGAACCGCGGCGCTAAGTCAACCTTTAGGCTGGGGCCATGAGTGATCCCGGATCGACCGCATCCTTTTCTCCCCGCGTCACGCCAGGCAAAGGCCTCGAGCTCAGCCCGCTGGCGCTGCTCGCCTCGAAGATCGGCTCGAAGGTCACCGGCACCGACGATGTCCGGCTCTTCTCCACCCTCGGCAGGGTCCGCCGCCTCTTTCCTGCCTGGCTGCTGTATTCGGGCATGATGATGCCTTTCGGAGTGCTTTCCCGCAGGGAGACCGAGCTTGTCATCCTGCGCGTCTCGCACCTCCGAGGCAGCGCCTACGAGCGGAACCACCACGAGCACCTCGGTGCACGCATCGGTCTGACGTCGGAGGAAATCACCCGCACCAAGGCCGACCCGCGCGAAGCAGGCTGGCCCGCCCGGACCGCCTCGATGCTGCAGGTTGCCGACGAACTCGTGGAAACGAAGGACGTCTCCGACGAGACGTGGTCCGAGATATCACGCCACCTCAATGAGCGAGAGCTCATCGGGCTGGTCATGCTCGTCGCGCAGTACGACGGTCTCGCGACGACTCTGCACACCCTTCGCGTGCAGCTCGACAACAAGAATTAGTCGGTCTTCTTCTCCGGCTTCGCGAGCGGGGCGACGAGCCTCTCACCGGGGGTGATCGTGTACTCGGCGCCCTGGACGAAAATGTCGAGTGAGCGGTCGCCGACCTCGAGATCGAATGCGATCTCGTCGGCGGTCACCTCGACGCGGACCCGCTGGCCGCGGATAGTCAGGCGGTAGGTGAGTTTGTCCCACTCCTCGGGGAGGCGGGGGTCGAAGGTGATGTCGCCGCCCGGGTCGCGCATGCCGCCGAAACCGCACACGAGCGCCGACCACACGCCGCCCGTCGAGGCTATGTGCACCCCGTCCGCGGCATTGCCGTGCACGTCGGCGAGGTCGACGACGAGAGCCTTGGAGAAGTGCTCGAAGGCTTCCTTCGCGTATCCGATCTCCGCGGCGATGATCGACTGCACGACCGCGGACAGCGTCGAGTCGCCGGTGGTGAGCGGATCGTAGTACTCGAAATCCGCCCGTTTCTCGGCGTGGGTGAAGTCCTCTCCGCGGAGGAAAAGCGCGAGCACGACGTCAGCCTGCTTGAGCACTTGGTGCCGGTAGATGACGAGCGGATGGTAGTGCAGAAGCAGCGGCCGGTGCGGGTTGTCGATGTCCTTGTCCCACACCTCTTTGTCGAGGAAATGCTCGTCCTGCGGATGCACCTCGAGCTTGTCGTCGTAGGCGATGAACATCTGCTCGGCCGCGCGCTGCCAGTCGTCGATCTCGTGCTCGCGGAGGCCCAGGCGGTGGACCATCGTCTCGTACTCGTCGGGCACCCGGCGAGCCATCTCGAGAACCACGGTCACCGCGGCGTGGAGGTTGGCGCGCGCCATGACGTTGGTGAACAGGTTGTTGTCGACGACGGTGGTGTACTCATCGGGGCCGGTCACCCCGTGGATGTGGAACTCCGAGCGCGAGTTGAAGAAGCCGAGCGACACCCACATGCGCGCGGTCTCGACGAGGACGTCGACGCCTTCGCGTGCCATGAAACGGAGGTCACCGGTGGCGAGGGTGTACTTGACGAGCGCGTGCGCGATGTCGGCGTTGATGTGGTACTGCGCCGTCCCCGCCTCGTAGTAGGCGGAGGATTCGCGTCCGTTGATCGTGCGCCACGGATACAGGGCGCCCTCGACCGAAAGCTCCTTCGCGCGGTCGCGAGCTTCCTGGAGCAGCGAATACCGGAAGCGCAGGGCATTGCGCGCCGCCTGCGGCGAGGTGTAGGTGAGGAACGGCAGCACGTAGGTTTCGGTGTCCCAGAAGTAGTGGCCGTTGTAGCCGGACCCGGTCACTCCCTTCGCCGCGATGCCGTTCTGCTCGGCGCGCGCGGAGACCTGCGCGAGCTGGAAAAGGTTCCAGCGAATCGCCTGCTGGGTTTCGGGGGCACCTTCGACTTCGACGTCAGACCTTGCCCAAAAGTCCTCGAACCAGTCGCGCTGGTACTGCTCGAGCGCCTCGACACCGGCCTCGCGGGCGCGGCGCAGTGTGCGCGAGCAGCGGTAGCCGAGTTCGCGCACCGGCGTGCCGACGGAGGTGTGATACGACGCCATCTTGACCAGGCGGATGACGCGGCCGGGCTTGGCGTGCACGTGGTAGACGGACTTGGCGGAGTCGTCGTCGATGAAGGTGCGCAGCTCGTAGTCGTTATCGGTGATGAGCTGGTGGTCGGTGGCGACGGCGATGGTCATGCCCGAATTGGCGCAGCGGTAGCCGAGGATCTGGTGCTCGCCCTCGCTGCGGCGCAGGCGCGGCTCGAGCACGCGATGACTGAACGCCTCGGCCTTGCGCGGGTCGAACTCGCCGCCGGCCTGCGAGGCGAGGTGGTACTCGTCCTCCCCGTCCTGCCGGTTGAGCAGCTGCGAGGAGATCACGACCGGGGCGGAATCCTCCGGGAGCACGACTTCGTAGGTGTAGACCACGAGGTGCTTCTCCTCCATCGACACCATTCGGGTCGAGTTGATCTGCACCATTTTTCCTGACGGCGTACGCCAGTTGACGCTGCGACGGAGGATGCCCTCGCGGAAGTCGATCGAGCGATCGTAGTCCTCGAGATCTGCGACCTGGAGTCGGAGGGGCTCGTCGTCGACATAGATACGGATGGTCTTCGAATCGGGCGCGTTGACGATGGTCTGGCCATCGCGGGCGAGGCCGAACGCGTCCTCGGCGTGCTCGATCTGCCAGGTCTCGTGGAAACCGTTGACAAAGGTGCCGTGCTGGGCGCTGTCGCGGCCCTCGTCCG
It encodes the following:
- a CDS encoding ABC transporter permease, translated to MTTFTEPEIYTEPMTSSPPTPYRKVSPFSRMLKMMQFEASMVFRQRNTLLATVLAPLFVLAFPILTRPDSDSAWIQLVAPMTVLVLVFSVYITAATVLAARRENQILKRMRTSELTSVELVASMTLPLILLGTIQVAIVQLGVLAMGGPLPANVGLFALATLGSAVLSVTAGVAVGAISPNSERVQYTAMPLLLIAAIGSNLIVSPASDTVRSYLLFAPFTGMVDLVANAFGFPEDALAEPPLAIGSVGMDLAATGFWVVVMLFLATIYWRWEPRR
- a CDS encoding glycoside hydrolase family 65 protein, producing MNSYLPSAGLNRTTHGVNLRSHLEVPEIDRSMHPVDPWRWSETSPKAGPLGVSETVFAVGNGFLGLRGNPDEGRDSAQHGTFVNGFHETWQIEHAEDAFGLARDGQTIVNAPDSKTIRIYVDDEPLRLQVADLEDYDRSIDFREGILRRSVNWRTPSGKMVQINSTRMVSMEEKHLVVYTYEVVLPEDSAPVVISSQLLNRQDGEDEYHLASQAGGEFDPRKAEAFSHRVLEPRLRRSEGEHQILGYRCANSGMTIAVATDHQLITDNDYELRTFIDDDSAKSVYHVHAKPGRVIRLVKMASYHTSVGTPVRELGYRCSRTLRRAREAGVEALEQYQRDWFEDFWARSDVEVEGAPETQQAIRWNLFQLAQVSARAEQNGIAAKGVTGSGYNGHYFWDTETYVLPFLTYTSPQAARNALRFRYSLLQEARDRAKELSVEGALYPWRTINGRESSAYYEAGTAQYHINADIAHALVKYTLATGDLRFMAREGVDVLVETARMWVSLGFFNSRSEFHIHGVTGPDEYTTVVDNNLFTNVMARANLHAAVTVVLEMARRVPDEYETMVHRLGLREHEIDDWQRAAEQMFIAYDDKLEVHPQDEHFLDKEVWDKDIDNPHRPLLLHYHPLVIYRHQVLKQADVVLALFLRGEDFTHAEKRADFEYYDPLTTGDSTLSAVVQSIIAAEIGYAKEAFEHFSKALVVDLADVHGNAADGVHIASTGGVWSALVCGFGGMRDPGGDITFDPRLPEEWDKLTYRLTIRGQRVRVEVTADEIAFDLEVGDRSLDIFVQGAEYTITPGERLVAPLAKPEKKTD
- a CDS encoding carboxymuconolactone decarboxylase family protein; translation: MSDPGSTASFSPRVTPGKGLELSPLALLASKIGSKVTGTDDVRLFSTLGRVRRLFPAWLLYSGMMMPFGVLSRRETELVILRVSHLRGSAYERNHHEHLGARIGLTSEEITRTKADPREAGWPARTASMLQVADELVETKDVSDETWSEISRHLNERELIGLVMLVAQYDGLATTLHTLRVQLDNKN